Proteins co-encoded in one Flavivirga eckloniae genomic window:
- a CDS encoding IclR family transcriptional regulator, whose protein sequence is MKEVNKDLNLSVIKAFKLLDVYLSNKQEWGVRELAKETGYNKTTTYRLLSTLESLDIVQKNNDDKYILGLKLFELGNLVSVYKSLRNYSRIPLENIAKEIKETVHFGVLNDHRVLYLNKAESPFGLKVSTLIGSYQHAYCTALGKVLLAFSSKKQISDYLKHIEFETYTSNTIAHSEALLSELKQIRENGYALDMEELELGLICIAIPVFNKKKEVIAGISVSGPSSRFKSENIKSYLSIVKRGASEIETHLRDYN, encoded by the coding sequence ATGAAAGAAGTTAATAAAGATTTAAATTTATCTGTTATTAAAGCTTTTAAGCTTTTAGATGTGTATTTAAGTAATAAGCAAGAATGGGGCGTGCGTGAATTAGCTAAAGAAACTGGCTATAATAAAACCACCACTTATCGCTTACTAAGTACATTGGAGTCTTTGGATATTGTACAGAAAAATAACGACGACAAATACATTTTAGGGCTCAAGCTATTTGAACTTGGGAATTTGGTTTCTGTATACAAATCATTAAGAAACTATTCTCGGATTCCTTTGGAGAATATTGCTAAGGAAATTAAGGAAACGGTGCATTTTGGGGTGTTAAACGATCATCGGGTTTTATATTTAAATAAGGCAGAAAGTCCTTTTGGATTAAAGGTGAGTACGTTAATAGGATCTTATCAGCACGCTTATTGCACGGCTTTAGGGAAAGTACTTTTAGCTTTTTCATCAAAAAAACAAATCTCAGATTATTTAAAACATATAGAATTTGAAACCTACACTTCAAATACGATAGCACATTCTGAAGCATTATTGTCAGAGCTCAAACAGATAAGAGAAAATGGCTATGCGTTGGATATGGAAGAACTCGAATTGGGACTTATTTGTATTGCTATACCTGTATTTAATAAAAAAAAGGAAGTTATTGCCGGTATTAGCGTTTCTGGCCCTTCTAGTAGATTTAAATCTGAGAATATTAAGTCTTACCTATCTATTGTAAAAAGAGGTGCTTCTGAAATTGAAACCCATTTACGGGATTACAATTAA